The Planctomycetota bacterium genome includes a window with the following:
- the trpS gene encoding tryptophan--tRNA ligase, protein MSAADSKQPAAGRPRILTGDTPTGRLHLGHWVGSVKRRAQLQHTHDCYFIIANYHAFTTRADQPKEIRADCLEIARDLIAMGIDPDLSSIFLQSEVPTIHELTFLFAMLLPFNRVMRNPTLKDEIKVKNLGETYSFGFPLYAVGQCSDILSFRPESVPVGEDQVPHLEMTREVARRFNQIYCGVSEKAEDHEHVKLGGVFPVPRADVGAVGRLMGVDGKNKMSKSLGNAIFISDPPKEVEKKVMRLFTGRQSATEPGDIKNALFQYVETFIPDAARVAELKDRYARGDNIGDGHIKKEVAEAINALIAPMQKRRAALEGRDDLVLDILRKGCTKANLTAEETLESARKAAGLHFFHRELSFPV, encoded by the coding sequence ATGAGCGCCGCCGATTCCAAGCAACCCGCCGCGGGCCGGCCCCGCATCCTGACCGGCGACACGCCGACGGGGCGGCTGCACCTGGGGCACTGGGTGGGCAGCGTGAAGCGCCGCGCCCAGTTGCAGCACACGCACGACTGCTACTTCATCATTGCCAACTATCACGCCTTCACCACCCGTGCCGACCAGCCCAAGGAGATCCGCGCCGACTGCCTGGAGATCGCCCGCGATCTGATCGCCATGGGAATCGATCCCGATCTCTCGAGCATTTTCCTGCAGAGCGAAGTGCCGACGATTCACGAACTGACCTTCCTCTTCGCCATGCTGCTGCCCTTCAACCGGGTGATGCGCAATCCGACCCTGAAGGACGAAATCAAGGTGAAGAACCTCGGCGAGACCTATTCCTTCGGCTTTCCTCTCTACGCCGTCGGGCAGTGCAGCGACATTCTTTCCTTCCGCCCCGAGAGCGTGCCGGTGGGCGAGGACCAGGTGCCCCACCTGGAGATGACCCGCGAAGTGGCGCGGCGATTCAACCAGATCTACTGCGGCGTCAGCGAGAAGGCGGAGGACCACGAGCATGTCAAGCTGGGCGGCGTCTTTCCCGTGCCCCGCGCCGACGTCGGCGCAGTCGGCCGCCTGATGGGCGTCGACGGCAAAAATAAAATGAGCAAAAGTCTGGGCAACGCGATCTTTATCTCCGATCCTCCCAAGGAGGTCGAGAAGAAGGTGATGCGACTCTTTACCGGCCGCCAGAGCGCCACCGAGCCCGGCGACATCAAGAACGCGCTCTTCCAATATGTGGAGACCTTCATCCCTGACGCGGCCCGCGTGGCCGAGCTGAAGGATCGCTACGCGCGCGGCGACAACATCGGCGACGGGCACATCAAGAAGGAAGTCGCGGAGGCGATCAACGCGCTGATCGCGCCGATGCAGAAGCGCCGCGCTGCTCTGGAGGGTCGCGACGACCTGGTGCTGGACATCCTGCGCAAGGGCTGCACCAAGGCGAACCTCACCGCGGAAGAGACGCTCGAGTCTGCTCGCAAGGCGGCCGGCCTTCACTTCTTTCACCGCGAGCTGAGCTTTCCGGTTTAG
- a CDS encoding CPBP family intramembrane metalloprotease, producing MTLWFLSSILVVWRAQFCRLKDTAMLMWRLGANQCGLLAAAGTLFSGLVGAVVLRAMSSGAGGDPSPPAMLLALVGGSLTTVAIFLFLHSRGSRPAPFSNRKVCPVPKAIWIGAIGLLLTWPLIQYASLIGGELQATFTGVEAPTIGHHFLETIREQGGSPVTWGLVATIVLLGPLAEELIWRGAVQQGLKQIGLPRVAAIFITAVAFAFFHWGAVPENGRAAAIPALAVLGVALGYLMERTGRIWASYAAHSLFNCANLFLFSMLPQ from the coding sequence ATGACCCTCTGGTTTCTCTCTTCCATCTTGGTGGTGTGGCGGGCGCAGTTCTGCCGCCTGAAGGACACCGCGATGCTGATGTGGAGGCTCGGCGCGAACCAGTGCGGCCTCCTGGCGGCGGCGGGAACCTTGTTCTCCGGATTGGTCGGCGCCGTGGTGTTGCGCGCGATGAGCTCGGGTGCCGGCGGTGATCCTTCTCCGCCGGCCATGCTGCTGGCTTTGGTCGGTGGGTCGCTCACCACTGTCGCGATTTTTCTTTTCCTTCACTCGCGCGGCTCGCGGCCCGCCCCGTTTTCAAACCGAAAAGTCTGTCCTGTTCCCAAGGCGATTTGGATCGGCGCGATCGGCCTGCTCCTGACCTGGCCGCTGATTCAGTACGCCTCCCTGATTGGCGGAGAACTGCAAGCCACCTTCACGGGCGTCGAGGCGCCGACCATCGGACATCACTTTCTGGAGACCATCCGCGAGCAGGGGGGCAGCCCGGTGACCTGGGGACTGGTCGCCACGATCGTGCTGCTCGGGCCGCTGGCGGAGGAGTTGATCTGGCGCGGCGCCGTGCAGCAGGGGCTGAAGCAAATCGGACTTCCGCGCGTCGCCGCGATCTTCATCACCGCCGTCGCCTTCGCCTTCTTCCACTGGGGCGCGGTTCCTGAAAACGGTCGCGCCGCCGCGATTCCGGCGCTGGCGGTGCTCGGCGTGGCGCTGGGCTATCTGATGGAGCGAACGGGTCGCATCTGGGCCTCCTACGCGGCGCATTCCCTCTTCAATTGTGCAAACCTTTTTCTCTTCTCTATGCTTCCCCAATGA
- the trpC gene encoding indole-3-glycerol phosphate synthase TrpC, translated as MLNALQKIVARKKIEVRELQEHTPIELLREKVGAMPQPRNFFGAVVWDTAFPVRVIAEIKQKSPSAGLIRGDFNPVDIAQRYHQAGAAAISCLTDETDFGGRLEYIEMIRAATPLPVLRKDFIVDIWQVWESRAAGADAILLIAECLTEQQIVDFQILAVELGLTTLLEVHDVESLYRVQNHIGFPHAGYSLLGINNRDLKTMKTDLAHTFRMVDLIEDRSVVVSESGIQTAQDIQRLQQHEVGIVLVGEHLLRQPDPGAALRELRGV; from the coding sequence ATGCTCAACGCGCTCCAGAAAATTGTCGCACGGAAAAAAATCGAAGTGCGGGAGCTGCAGGAGCACACCCCCATCGAGCTGCTGCGGGAAAAAGTCGGCGCCATGCCGCAGCCGCGCAATTTTTTCGGCGCGGTCGTCTGGGACACGGCCTTTCCGGTCCGGGTCATCGCTGAAATCAAGCAAAAGAGCCCCTCGGCGGGGCTGATCCGGGGCGATTTCAATCCCGTGGACATCGCTCAACGCTATCACCAAGCCGGTGCGGCGGCCATCAGCTGCCTGACCGACGAGACGGACTTTGGCGGGCGGCTGGAGTACATCGAGATGATCCGCGCCGCGACGCCGCTGCCGGTGCTGCGGAAGGATTTCATCGTGGACATCTGGCAGGTCTGGGAGAGCCGCGCCGCGGGCGCCGACGCCATCCTGCTGATCGCCGAATGCCTGACCGAGCAGCAGATCGTCGACTTCCAGATTCTCGCCGTCGAGCTCGGGCTCACCACCCTGCTCGAAGTGCACGACGTCGAAAGCCTCTATCGCGTGCAGAACCACATTGGCTTCCCGCACGCGGGGTATTCGCTGCTGGGCATCAACAATCGCGACCTGAAGACCATGAAGACCGACCTGGCACACACCTTCCGCATGGTCGATCTGATCGAGGACCGCTCGGTGGTGGTGAGCGAGAGCGGCATTCAAACGGCGCAGGACATTCAGCGCCTGCAGCAGCATGAGGTGGGCATTGTGCTGGTGGGCGAGCATCTGCTTCGCCAGCCCGATCCTGGTGCGGCGCTCAGGGAACTTCGCGGGGTCTAG
- a CDS encoding aspartate-semialdehyde dehydrogenase, protein MSGSAAHPTIAQTKSDRTDSGRKTFCVSVIGATGAVGRETLQVLEKRRFPVSELRLFCSDRSAGETFQFNGRPHAARLFERSALEGSDFAILCVDAEMAKTLAPMLADMGVVTVDNSSAFRNDPAVPLVVPEINGHLLKSGAMLVANPNCTTIVALMAAAPLHRAAYLRRMTVCSYQAVSGAGIAAMRELESQARTWAAGGEVKPQVFPRPALFNVFPHNSPRLPDGSNEEERKLVRESRRLLACEDLRVSATCVRVPTLRAHAVALHLEFEKPLSPAQAAEILSRAPGVRVVDESTGAAPADSLMASGLDEVLVSRIRVDDGGAPERSLALWSVGDQLLKGAALNAVQIVELLAAGCDRGG, encoded by the coding sequence GTGAGCGGCAGCGCGGCGCATCCCACCATTGCCCAGACAAAAAGTGATCGCACCGATTCCGGCAGGAAGACCTTTTGCGTTTCGGTGATCGGGGCCACGGGCGCCGTCGGCCGCGAAACACTGCAGGTGCTCGAGAAGCGCCGCTTTCCCGTCTCCGAGCTGCGCCTCTTCTGCAGCGACCGCTCGGCGGGCGAAACCTTCCAGTTCAACGGGCGACCGCACGCCGCACGCCTCTTCGAGCGCTCGGCGCTGGAGGGCAGCGACTTCGCGATCCTCTGCGTCGATGCCGAGATGGCGAAAACGCTGGCGCCGATGCTCGCCGACATGGGCGTCGTCACCGTCGACAATTCCAGCGCCTTTCGCAACGATCCCGCTGTGCCACTGGTGGTGCCCGAGATCAACGGTCACCTGCTCAAGAGCGGGGCGATGCTGGTGGCGAACCCGAACTGCACCACGATCGTGGCGCTGATGGCTGCGGCGCCGCTGCACCGCGCGGCGTACTTGCGGCGCATGACGGTCTGCTCCTACCAGGCGGTTTCTGGAGCGGGCATCGCCGCGATGCGCGAGCTGGAGTCGCAGGCCCGCACGTGGGCCGCCGGCGGCGAGGTCAAACCGCAGGTCTTTCCGCGCCCCGCGCTGTTCAACGTCTTTCCGCACAACTCGCCGCGCCTGCCCGACGGCTCGAACGAGGAGGAGCGCAAGCTGGTCCGCGAAAGTCGGCGGCTGCTGGCGTGCGAGGACCTGCGCGTCAGCGCGACCTGTGTCCGCGTGCCCACGCTGCGGGCTCACGCGGTGGCGCTGCACCTTGAATTTGAGAAACCGCTTTCACCCGCGCAGGCCGCGGAGATTCTTTCCCGCGCCCCCGGAGTGCGCGTGGTCGACGAATCGACCGGCGCCGCTCCCGCCGACTCGCTCATGGCTTCAGGTCTCGACGAGGTGCTGGTCTCGCGGATCCGCGTCGACGATGGCGGCGCTCCGGAGCGCTCGCTGGCGCTGTGGTCGGTGGGGGACCAGCTGCTCAAAGGCGCCGCGCTCAACGCGGTCCAGATCGTCGAACTGCTCGCCGCCGGTTGCGATCGTGGCGGATAA
- the apaG gene encoding Co2+/Mg2+ efflux protein ApaG, with product MATPSARTCKGSECVTHGIRITVEPRYLPSHSDPENNRYLFNYKVVMLNEGESCARLRSRKWVIVDSDGERHEVQGLGVVGHHPNLAPGETFEYSSFCPLQTAWGTMQGTYVMERDDGSSFEVEIARFFLIGPHQ from the coding sequence ATGGCAACCCCCTCAGCTCGAACTTGCAAAGGCAGCGAATGCGTCACGCACGGCATCCGCATCACGGTGGAGCCGCGCTACCTGCCCTCGCATTCCGATCCGGAGAACAACCGCTACCTCTTCAACTACAAGGTGGTCATGCTCAACGAGGGCGAGAGTTGCGCGCGGCTGCGCAGCCGCAAGTGGGTCATTGTGGACTCCGACGGCGAGCGCCATGAGGTGCAGGGACTCGGCGTGGTGGGACACCATCCCAACCTGGCGCCGGGCGAGACCTTCGAGTACTCCAGCTTCTGCCCGCTGCAGACGGCGTGGGGAACAATGCAGGGGACCTATGTGATGGAGCGCGACGACGGTTCGTCGTTCGAGGTCGAGATCGCACGCTTCTTCCTCATTGGTCCGCACCAGTGA
- a CDS encoding YceI family protein — protein sequence MFRPLMTCLVSTFAALALVGATQQKTPSATPASAPPASSAAAGSTTWKIDDTHSMSLFRVQHFGAGMFWGRFDGVTGTITTTGATPETLALNVTIDANSVSTANKDLDAHLRSPDFFSVKEFPQMTFVSTSAKKIDGNFWEVSGNITIRGTTKPLTAKVEFIGLSESPKGNRIGFEAVFTIDRGEFGVNYGLEKNVLGRNVRVTVGLEATSS from the coding sequence ATGTTTCGACCCCTCATGACCTGCCTGGTTTCAACGTTCGCCGCCCTCGCCCTCGTCGGCGCCACTCAACAAAAAACTCCCTCCGCGACTCCGGCATCGGCGCCGCCGGCGTCATCCGCCGCGGCCGGCTCGACCACATGGAAAATTGACGACACCCATTCGATGTCCTTGTTCCGCGTCCAGCACTTCGGCGCGGGAATGTTCTGGGGAAGATTCGACGGCGTCACCGGAACGATCACGACCACCGGCGCCACTCCGGAAACGCTTGCCCTCAACGTGACGATCGACGCGAACTCGGTCTCCACCGCGAACAAGGACCTGGACGCGCATCTGCGCAGCCCCGACTTCTTCAGCGTGAAGGAGTTTCCGCAGATGACCTTCGTCAGCACCTCCGCGAAAAAGATCGACGGCAACTTCTGGGAAGTTTCCGGCAACATCACGATTCGCGGAACCACGAAGCCGCTCACCGCCAAGGTCGAGTTCATCGGACTCTCGGAGTCGCCCAAGGGCAACCGCATCGGATTCGAGGCGGTGTTCACGATCGACCGCGGCGAGTTCGGCGTGAACTACGGACTTGAGAAAAACGTGCTCGGCCGGAACGTGCGCGTCACGGTCGGACTCGAAGCGACCTCGTCGTAA
- a CDS encoding ParB/RepB/Spo0J family partition protein, which yields MTNNTNENSGENKDVNKVSGPSNPASPTGIRLGRGLGRLIPVKNQPIGAEKSSVVTEVEKPPVASINPKPQAFAGDLQVSVKKPDAKQVDFGRSVQEIELSKIRPNARQPRSDFNTAELQSLADSIRSSGLLQPIVVRPVDGTPGQFEIVAGERRWRAFQIIGKPTIPAIVIQASDENSGVWALIENIHRTDLNPMDRALSVQRLANEFTLTHDLLAKKISLDRSTVTNLLRLAELDSATASLVRQGLISQGHAKALLGVADLKARSTLADSTIRGEWSVRTLEREVQRLSTESKSRVPRGTTTTARRQANVKDLETRLSQLMGTRVTIQLGRKPNTGKVSMEFFSLDQFEGMLGRLGLRPDQIRFEN from the coding sequence ATGACTAACAACACCAACGAAAATAGTGGCGAAAACAAGGATGTAAACAAGGTGTCTGGCCCATCCAATCCGGCATCCCCCACCGGGATTCGACTTGGTCGAGGACTTGGAAGGTTGATTCCGGTCAAAAATCAGCCAATTGGTGCTGAAAAATCATCAGTTGTCACAGAAGTAGAAAAGCCCCCTGTGGCATCGATCAATCCAAAACCACAGGCATTTGCGGGAGATTTGCAGGTTTCCGTGAAGAAGCCGGATGCCAAACAAGTCGATTTTGGCAGGAGCGTTCAGGAGATCGAACTTTCAAAGATCCGTCCGAATGCGAGGCAGCCCAGGAGCGACTTCAACACAGCTGAGTTGCAGAGCTTGGCCGATTCAATTCGGTCGAGTGGACTGCTTCAGCCAATCGTTGTTCGACCTGTCGATGGGACTCCTGGACAATTTGAAATCGTGGCCGGCGAAAGGCGCTGGCGCGCATTTCAGATCATTGGCAAGCCAACAATTCCGGCCATAGTCATCCAGGCCTCCGACGAGAACTCGGGTGTTTGGGCCCTGATCGAAAACATCCACAGGACCGATCTCAATCCGATGGACCGGGCACTGTCCGTTCAAAGGCTGGCCAATGAATTTACTTTGACGCACGACTTGCTCGCCAAGAAGATCTCGCTCGACCGCTCCACCGTCACGAATTTGCTGCGTTTGGCTGAATTGGATTCAGCGACCGCAAGCCTGGTTCGTCAGGGTTTGATTTCTCAAGGACATGCCAAGGCGTTGCTTGGTGTTGCTGATCTCAAGGCTAGGTCAACGCTTGCGGATTCCACAATCCGCGGCGAGTGGTCCGTCAGAACACTTGAGCGTGAAGTCCAGCGACTCTCCACTGAATCCAAAAGCAGAGTTCCACGTGGAACCACAACGACCGCAAGGCGACAGGCCAACGTGAAGGATTTAGAAACTCGATTGAGTCAACTCATGGGAACTCGAGTCACCATCCAACTCGGAAGAAAGCCAAACACCGGCAAGGTCTCCATGGAATTCTTCTCGCTCGATCAATTCGAGGGCATGCTCGGAAGACTCGGTCTCCGTCCGGATCAAATCAGATTTGAGAATTGA